The following proteins are encoded in a genomic region of Gymnogyps californianus isolate 813 chromosome 19, ASM1813914v2, whole genome shotgun sequence:
- the UNC13D gene encoding protein unc-13 homolog D: protein MDAAGETPVGTLPGEESPEMDLSHRFSKKELALLYEEVLYTIRHRLGKPEHHHVADAQELYAYVQKAFGMDAEEHSVIMQQVKELESPIFCLKATVKEAKGILGKDVSGFSDPYCLLGIEAKSQEPAHPDHKKRMKAVVKDLIPEDQIHRTQVISQTLSPVWDETFILEFEDVETASFHLDMWDSDTVESVRHKLGELTDLHGLKRIFKDARKDKGQDDFLGNVVLRLKDLHCWDDQWYQLEPRTETYPNRGQCHLQFLLTHKKRATTSSRTQPSYTVHRHLLQQLVSYEILQHQAGSIAWDGELSRHASTVLYLHATQKDLSDFHQVMAQWLAYSKLYQSLEFNSNCLLHQITSIEYQWVQERLRPEQKAELAESFQSLLTYGVSLVRRYRIIFPLSVPRSTERLQSLLRVLVQMCKMKAFHELCTLSPDLPQMVSTALKSGTTEWFHMKKQHLKPMVKSMEENGKALSRLLLEVIGDLQQCQKIWNKFFINTLKLNLFSIAYLELESLVAEHVQEQLREVDSSMSKPTAESLFQLYMNLQELYRMKDFLPKRDGPLALSNLHQWFKEAVPQWLQKTYTIALERAQRAIQMDQLTPFGEHNKHSTSTVDLSTCYAQIVKTWQQLDWPDPEEAFMIMVKLVEDMCKIALMYCRLIKERAEALSLSEQNEGEAANRLCIVVNNIKQLRLLILKLPSQLDWAQLEQRTGAIIDRQQIQHTLHNQLDSTVSCLDHEVRDVVQALATKLEKGIARHIQELSSSNDTREPEDSIIPLMKFLESELQYLNEHLVQENFKSLLALLWHHTLAVLSAAAGQQVPSAQCYKKLHCALKSLELCFHAEGCGLPLETLHTAAFLSLDTHLALCSATSRKLIQKYFSNRIQQQLDTSSEKYGAVTIKALYRPSEQKLRVEVLNAVNLIPLDSNGSSDPFVQLTLEPRHEFPEVVARTTQCKKKELHPLFDEAFDFLIPPEKCRQEGACLLLTVFDYDTLGANDLEGEAFFPLCHVPGLDADEDQADAGRVPQTRLPLTHPKPAGDEILRLLESRKGDKEAQAFVKLRKQRAKQSKETE from the exons ATGGATGCTGCTGGCGAGACCCCCGTGGGGACCCTCCCCGGGGAGGAGAGCCCCGAG ATGGATCTGTCCCACAGGTTCTCCAAGAAAGAG CTGGCCCTGCTCTACGAGGAGGTCCTGTATACCATCCGGCACCGCCTGGGCAAGCCTGAGCACCACCACGTTGCCGATGCCCAAGAGCTCTACGCCTACGTGCAAAAG GCTTTTGGCATGGATGCGGAGGAGCACAGCGTCATCATGCAGCAGGTCAAGGAACTGGAG aGTCCAATTTTCTGCCTGAAAGCAACTGTGAAGGAAGCCAAGGGGATTTTGGGTAAAGACGTCAGCG GGTTCAGCGACCCATACTGCCTGCTGGGCATCGAGGCCAAGAGCCAGGAACCAGCCCACCCCGACCACAAGAAGCGGATGAAGGCTGTGGTCAAAGACCTCATCCCCGAAGACCAGATCCATCGCACACAAGTCATAAGCCAGACCCTCAGCCCGGTGTGGGACGAGACATTTATCCT GGAGTTTGAAGATGTGGAGACGGCTAGCTTCCACCTGGACATGTG GGACTCGGACACGGTGGAGTCGGTGCGGCACAAGCTGGGGGAGCTGACGGACCTCCACGGCCTCAAACG GATCTTTAAAGATGCTCGCAAAGACAAAGGGCAGGATGATTTCCTGGGGAACGTGGTCCTTCGCCTGAAG GACCTGCACTGCTGGGATGACCAGTGGTACCAGCTGGAGCCACGGACGGAGACGTACCCCAACCGGGGACAGTGTCACCTGCAGTTCCTGCTGACTCACAAGAAG AGGGCCACCACGAGCAGCCGGACACAGCCGAGCTACACCGTCCATCGCCACCTCCTGCAACAGCTGGTGTCCTATGAGATCCTTCAGCACCAG GCCGGCAGCATTGCCTGGGACGGGGAGCTGAGCAGGCATGCCAGCACTGTGCTGTACCTGCACGCCACACAGAAGGATCTCTCCGACTTCCACCAGGTCATGGC gcagTGGCTGGCGTACAGCAAGCTCTACCAGAGCCTCGAGTTCAACAGCAACTGCCTGCTCCACCAGATCACCAGCATCGAGTACCAGTGGGTGCAGGAGCGCCTGAGGCCAGAGCAG aaagcagagctggctgagTCCTTCCAGTCCTTGCTGACTTACGGGGTCTCCCTCGTCCGGAGGTACCGCATcattttccccctctctgtCCCGAGGTCCACGGAGAGGCTCCAGTCCCTGCTCCG GGTCCTGGTCCAGATGtgcaaaatgaaagctttcCACGAGCTGTGCACACTCAGCCCCGACCTCCCCCAGATGGTCTCCACGGCACTGAAG TCGGGCACGACGGAGTGGTTTCACATGAAGAAGCAGCACCTCAAGCCCATGGTGAAG AGCATGGAGGAGAATGGCAAAGCCTTGTCCAGACTTCTCCTGGAGGTGATAGGAGATCTTCAGCAGTGCCAGAAAATCTGGAATAAATTCTTCATCAA CACCTTGAAGTTGAATCTCTTCTCCATCGCCTACCTGGAGCTGGAGAGCCTG GTCGCGGAGCATGTCCAGGAGCAGCTGCGCGAGGTCGACAGCAGCATGTCCAAGCCCACGGCTGAGAGCCTTTTCCAGCTCTACATGAACCTGCAGGAGCTCTACCGGATGAAGGACTTCCTCCCAAAGAG GGACGGACCTCTGGCTCTGAGCAATCTCCACCAGTGGTTCAAGGAAGCTGTGCCCCAGTGGCTGCAGAAGACCTACACCATTGCGCTGGAGAGGGCACAGAGAGCCATCCAGATGGACCAG CTGACGCCCTTTGGGGAGCACAACAAGCACAGCACATCCACCGTTGACCTGTCCACCTGCTACGCCCAGATTGTGAAGACCTGGCAGCAGCTCGACTGGCCGGACCCCGAGGAAGCCTTCATGATCATGGTGAAGCTCGTGGAG GACATGTGCAAAATCGCGCTGATGTACTGCCGGCTCATCAAGGAGAGGGCTGAGGCTCTGTCGCTGAGTGAGCAGAACGAGGGTGAAGCGGCCAACAGG CTCTGCATCGTGGTGAACAACATCAAGCAGCTGCGGCTGCTGATCCTGAAGCTGCCGTCGCAGCTGGACTGGGCGCAGCTGGAGCAGCGCACGGGGGCCATCATCGACCGGCAGCAGATCCAGCACACGCTGCACAACCAGCTTGACAGCACCGTCTCCTGCCTGGACCACGAGGTCCGGGATGTGGTGCAAGCCCTGGCCACCAAG CTGGAAAAGGGCATCGCCAGACACATCCAGGAGCTCTCGTCTTCCAACGACACCCGGGAGCCTGAGGAC TCCATCATCCCACTCATGAAGTTCCTGGAGTCGGAGCTGCAGTATCTCAACGAGCATCTGGTCCAGGAGAACTTCAAAAG CCTCCTCGCCCTCCTCTGGCATCACACTTTGGCCGTGCTGTCAGCAGCCGCGGGGCAGCAGGTCCCCTCGGCCCAGTGCTACAAGAAGCTGCACTGTGCCCTGAAG AGCCTGGAGCTGTGCTTCCATGCCGAGGGCTGCGGGCTGCCGCTGGAGACCCTCCACACTGCAGCCTTCCTG TCGCTGGACACCCACCTGGCCCTCTGCTCCGCCACCAGCCGCAAACTCATCCAGAAATACTTCAGCAACAGGATCCAGCAGCAG ctggaCACCAGCTCGGAGAAGTACGGGGCCGTGACGATCAAAGCGCTGTACCGCCCTTCGGAGCAGAAACTCCGCGTGGAAGTGCTCAACGCCGTCAACCTCATCCCGCTGGACTCCAACG GCTCGAGCGACCCCTTTGTCCAGCTCACCCTGGAGCCCCGGCATGAGTTCCCCGAGGTGGTGGCCCGGACCACCCAGTGCAAGAAGAAGGAGCTGCACCCCCTCTTCGACGAAGCCTTCGACTT CTTGATCCCCCCCGAGAAGTGCCGGCAGGAGGGGGCCTGCCTGCTGCTGACCGTGTTCGACTACGACACGCTGGGGGCCAACGACCTGGAGGGCGAAgccttcttccccctctgccACGTGCCCGGCCTCGACGCCGATGAGGACCAGGCTGACGCGGGACGGGTGCCCCAGACCCGCCTCCCCCTCACCCACCCCAAACCCGCCG GAGACGAGATCCTCCGGCTGCTGGAGTCCAGGAAGGGGGACAAAGAGGCTCAGGCCTTCGTTAAGCTCCGCAAGCAACGAGCCAAGCAGTCCAAGGAGACGGAGtga
- the WBP2 gene encoding WW domain-binding protein 2 isoform X1, translating to MALNRNHSEGGGVIVNNSENVLMTYDHIEITFSDIEPMPDAFKGTKKGSVFLTPYRVIFVSKGKDAMQSFMMPFYLLKDCEIKQPVFGANYIKGTVKAEAGGGWEGSATFKMSFSAGGAIEFGQRMLQVASQVSRGEIPNGAYGYSYMPNGSYAFTPAAANGGYPYPPPPPEFYPGPPVVDGDMGYMQLPPPPYPGPMEPPVSGPDLPATPAAEAKAAEAAASAYYSPVNPHNVYMPTDQPPPPPYFPPEDKKNQ from the exons atGGCCCTGAACAGGAACCACTCGGAGGGCGGCGGCGTCATCGTTAACAACAGCGAGAA TGTTTTGATGACCTATGATCACATAGAAATTACCTTCAGTGATATCGAACCTATGCCAGACGCCTTCAAAGGGACCAAGAAAGGGAGTGTTTTCTTGACTCCCTACCGA gttaTCTTCGTCTCGAAGGGAAAGGATGCTATGCAGTCTTTCATGATGCCCTTTTATTTGTTGAAAGATTGCGAGATTAAGCAGCCTGTCTTTGGAGCAAATTATATCAAGGGTACAGtgaaagcagaggcaggag GTGGCTGGGAAGGATCCGCCACGTTCAAGATGAGCTTTTCAGCTGGGGGCGCAATCGAGTTCGGGCAGCGTATGCTGCAGGTGGCTTCGCAAG TCTCCAGAGGTGAAATACCCAACGGAGCTTACGGCTATTCCTACATGCCAAATGGATCCTATGCTTTCACACCAGCTGCAGCTAACGGGGGCTATCCGTacccaccacctcctcctg AGTTTTATCCTGGTCCTCCTGTGGTGGATGGAGACATGGGTTACATGCAGCTTCCACCCCCGCCGTACCCAGGGCCCATGGAACCCCCTGTCAGCGGTCCAGACCTGCCCGCCACTCCCGCAG CTGAAGCGAAggctgctgaagctgctgccaGTGCTTACTACAGCCCAGTCAACCCACATAACGTCTATATGCCCACG GACCAGCCACCCCCTCCTCCGTACTTCCCACCAGAGGACAAGAAAAACCAATAA
- the WBP2 gene encoding WW domain-binding protein 2 isoform X2 yields MALNRNHSEGGGVIVNNSENVLMTYDHIEITFSDIEPMPDAFKGTKKGSVFLTPYRVIFVSKGKDAMQSFMMPFYLLKDCEIKQPVFGANYIKGTVKAEAGGGWEGSATFKMSFSAGGAIEFGQRMLQVASQEFYPGPPVVDGDMGYMQLPPPPYPGPMEPPVSGPDLPATPAAEAKAAEAAASAYYSPVNPHNVYMPTDQPPPPPYFPPEDKKNQ; encoded by the exons atGGCCCTGAACAGGAACCACTCGGAGGGCGGCGGCGTCATCGTTAACAACAGCGAGAA TGTTTTGATGACCTATGATCACATAGAAATTACCTTCAGTGATATCGAACCTATGCCAGACGCCTTCAAAGGGACCAAGAAAGGGAGTGTTTTCTTGACTCCCTACCGA gttaTCTTCGTCTCGAAGGGAAAGGATGCTATGCAGTCTTTCATGATGCCCTTTTATTTGTTGAAAGATTGCGAGATTAAGCAGCCTGTCTTTGGAGCAAATTATATCAAGGGTACAGtgaaagcagaggcaggag GTGGCTGGGAAGGATCCGCCACGTTCAAGATGAGCTTTTCAGCTGGGGGCGCAATCGAGTTCGGGCAGCGTATGCTGCAGGTGGCTTCGCAAG AGTTTTATCCTGGTCCTCCTGTGGTGGATGGAGACATGGGTTACATGCAGCTTCCACCCCCGCCGTACCCAGGGCCCATGGAACCCCCTGTCAGCGGTCCAGACCTGCCCGCCACTCCCGCAG CTGAAGCGAAggctgctgaagctgctgccaGTGCTTACTACAGCCCAGTCAACCCACATAACGTCTATATGCCCACG GACCAGCCACCCCCTCCTCCGTACTTCCCACCAGAGGACAAGAAAAACCAATAA